The following are encoded together in the Glycine max cultivar Williams 82 chromosome 8, Glycine_max_v4.0, whole genome shotgun sequence genome:
- the LOC102669154 gene encoding E3 ubiquitin-protein ligase RING1-like encodes MDNDNVNLTISESNNIAQSTMSNNFIDLDVFDLDEALAVAVVDGEPRRLFATWKTFVSNLPTVNDVTRDDVCSVCMEGFITQRNTDGENKRVPCGHVYHSNCITLWLEHCNSCPLCRCHIPLF; translated from the coding sequence ATGGATAACGACAACGTCAACCTTACAATTTCAGAGAGCAACAATATTGCGCAGTCAACAATGTCCAACAATTTCATAGATTTGGATGTTTTCGATCTAGACGAGGCTCTTGCGGTGGCGGTGGTGGACGGAGAACCACGGCGTCTATTCGCAACGTGGAAGACCTTCGTGTCGAACTTGCCTACGGTTAACGACGTGACGAGGGATGATGTTTGCTCTGTTTGCATGGAAGGGTTTATTACCCAGCGCAACACGGATGGGGAAAACAAACGAGTCCCGTGCGGCCACGTGTACCACTCAAACTGCATCACCCTCTGGTTGGAGCACTGCAACTCTTGCCCGCTTTGCCGCTGCCATATCCCCCTTTTCTag